From Calothrix sp. PCC 6303, a single genomic window includes:
- a CDS encoding DUF2382 domain-containing protein has product MVLHKLTDLDSSHDDVALEKDIKGLSVYVESTDDKVGTVADILVDEEGNFRYLLVDLGFWIFGKKVLLPIGRCRIDYDGDRVYAVGMTRQQAESLPEYDDSLAVDYDYEERVRGVYRQPNAIGGIGTLESRDLSAPVTPVYNRDTYTYNDEPDLYGMDEENHQTLRLYQERLVASKKRQKTGEVSISKHVETETATVSTPVERERVVIERVTPVDAGVAVSPDSTAFREGTVTNVELYEEIPEIRKETFVREEVRVKKVVDQDTVESQETVRREELDVSAPGLPVDRA; this is encoded by the coding sequence ATGGTTCTTCATAAGTTAACAGATCTTGATTCTAGCCACGATGATGTTGCTTTAGAAAAAGATATTAAAGGCTTAAGTGTATATGTTGAAAGTACCGATGATAAGGTTGGTACCGTTGCTGACATTTTAGTAGACGAGGAAGGTAACTTCCGATACTTACTGGTAGACCTAGGGTTCTGGATTTTCGGTAAAAAAGTTCTGTTACCAATCGGTCGTTGCCGCATAGATTATGATGGCGATCGCGTCTACGCTGTAGGTATGACCCGTCAACAAGCTGAGTCCTTACCTGAGTATGATGATAGCCTTGCTGTAGATTACGATTACGAAGAAAGGGTGCGGGGTGTCTATCGTCAACCCAATGCAATTGGTGGTATTGGAACCCTTGAGAGCAGGGATTTGTCGGCTCCGGTTACACCAGTATATAACCGCGACACCTACACTTACAATGACGAACCAGACCTGTATGGAATGGATGAAGAAAACCACCAAACACTGCGTCTGTACCAAGAAAGATTAGTTGCTAGTAAAAAACGACAAAAGACTGGTGAAGTTTCTATCAGCAAGCATGTGGAAACTGAAACTGCAACAGTAAGTACCCCCGTTGAGAGAGAACGGGTTGTAATTGAGCGGGTAACGCCAGTAGACGCAGGTGTGGCAGTTTCCCCCGATAGTACAGCTTTCCGTGAAGGAACAGTAACTAACGTCGAACTTTATGAAGAAATTCCAGAAATCCGCAAGGAAACTTTCGTTCGTGAAGAAGTTCGGGTGAAAAAGGTAGTCGATCAAGACACCGTTGAATCCCAGGAAACAGTTCGTCGTGAAGAGTTAGACGTTAGCGCTCCTGGTTTACCAGTAGACCGCGCTTAA